TGGCCTTCTCAACCTCTGCCCAAGCCTCAAGGATTTCCATCGCCTTCTTCTCGTCCAGCTTCTCTATTGCAAAGCCCGTATGAACGATAACCCAGTCTCCTGGCTTGGTATCTGGCATTAGGTCAAGCCTTACCTCCCTTTTTACTCCCCCAAAATCCACGACAGCAACGGGGCCGTTTACCTCAATGACCTTTCCAGGAACTGCAAGGCACATTTTTCTCACCACTTTAAAGTTGGGCAAGGCTCTTATAGGGCTTTTTTAAACCAGGGGTTTAGAACCCCAAACTGTGTGATGACTATGATTGGAGCAGTCTTGGCTGGAGGGAGGGGCAGACGCTTCGGCGGAGACAAGCTCCTATTCAGGATCAGCGGAAAGCCCCTCCTCCTCTACACCATTGAGAGGCTGGAGCAGGCGGAGAAAATAGACGAGATAGTCTTAGTTGCATCAAAGGAAAACGCGGAGAAGCTCAGGGATTTTGGGCACGATGTTGTGGTTGATGAGCTGATGATCGGGCCGATGGGTGGGATTTTCACCGCCCTGAGCCTCGGTGACGCCTTTGTTGTCGCCGGCGATATGCCCCTCCTCGTCCCGGAGTTCATAGACTTCATCGTCGAGCGCTTTGAAGAGGCCAAAAAGCCAGCCTGTGTGCCGAGGTGGAGCAACGGCTACCTTGAACCGCTCCACGCCGCTTACTCAAGTTCTTTCAGGGATTTTTTGGAGGAGAGGATAAAGTCCAGAAACTACGCTATAAACCAGGCTATAAGGGAGAGCGACGCCTGTTACATCGAGATTGAAAAACTGCCAGAGGGCTGGAGGGAGAGCTTCTTCAACGTTAACACGAGGGAGGATTTAAGGAGGCTCACTCCACTGAGAACCCGAGACAATCCGGATACATTGAGATGATTTGAGGATGGCTAAAACCAGAAGAGCACGTTGGTATCAACCGCTATTCTTTCTCTCAAAGAAAGCCCTCCTCCTCGCCCCTATGTCCTTTGCGATCTCTTCAATGTCCTCATTGGTAAGCGTGGAGTTCTTTAAAATATTGTTGAGCTCAGCTAATTCTCTGAGCCTTTCTTCCACCAGCTTGGCAAAGCCCCGTGCAATTCTTGGATCGATTCCTGCAGGGACGTGGATTGTTATCGTGCCCATCTTAACCACGATCAAAAATTTTCACGGAGTTTTAAATAGCTTTCTTACTTGTTCTTCAGAATCTCCGCAATCAGCTCAGCCAGCCTCTCCGCCCTTTCCTTTATCAGTTCGCTCGGCTCCTCAAAGAGGCCCGTCGAACCCGGCTGACAGCCGATGAGGACTATATCGCTCCCCGTTTGCTCTTTAATATAGCTCGCCACAATCCTCAAAGGAAGCCCGTGGGTCGATACAGCTTCCCCGAGGGTTTTCAGCGGGTCGGCGATTATAAACTCCCCAATCTCACCCCCGAAGTGGATGGCATCAACGAAGACCACCAAGTCTGGCTTAAAGGCCGCTATCTTACCGACGTAGCTCTCCGGCATCTCGCCGCAGTTCAGGATGAGAACATCTGGGGTCTTCACCAGCTCCTTCAGCCTCTCGGCGACGAGAACGCCGAAGGCGTCGTCCCCCCTCACGTCGTTTCCGATCCCGCAGATTACGATCCGCGTCTTCCCGGAGAAGACATCTTCAAGGACGCTCATTATTCAATACCCCCTGAAAATTCCTTTCCGGTACAGCTCAATGAATTCCAGCCCCCTGAGGATGTATACCTGAAAGTCTCCTATCTGAAGTATCTTTTCGTCGTTCCTCATGTCTAAGAGGTCTCGGTCGTACGTGATTATTGCATCCGCGCCGCTTTCGAGGGCGAGCTCAAGCCACTTGTTGTCGCTTTCATCTTGGCACAGTGACAGTCTCGTTTTGGGCTCAACAAACACGCTGATTTCTTTTATAAGCTTCAAGAGGATGGCTGGGTCTTGGAGTGGATTCCGCGGGGCAAAGCCCGAGCGAAGCCCCATTATCTTCGGGTGGGCGAACTTCTGCTCAACCTCTTCGAGCGCTTCCTTCGAGATGTAATTCACCACGGCCCTATTAAGCATGAGGTTCAGGATAAACGCAACTGCGTTTTTCTCTGGATTCTTGCTGAGGAGAAAAGAAATCCACGCCGAAGTCTCTATCACAACTCTAACCCCATCTCCTTCAGCCGCCTCTCGATTTTCTGCCATTTTTGAATGTCCTCCTCGATTTCATTGAGAGCCTCTTCAAGCCCCTCGGGGGCATCCTCTGTTGGGAACTCTACAGGGATTGATTCTGGAATTTGGGCTTCTTTTTCAGCCCTCTCAAGTTTCCCCATGTTCTCCTTCCACTCCATGTAACCGAGAAAGTCTTCAACGGTCACACCCAGGGCCTCAGCCAGCTTAAGGACTACCTCAGAAACGAGCAATCTCTTGTCCTTGTCCTCCAGAAGTTTTTCAATGCTGTAGAGTTTGGGGTTCACGGCCTCGCTCATTGCATTAACGCGTACTCCCCAGGAGTATTTTAAGCTTTCGAAATTCAAAAATGAAAATCAAAGCCTCCCCGCCAGCTCCCTCACCTTCCCGGCGAACTCCGTCTTCATTAGTTCTTCAACGTTCCCAACCTTCGCGTCGAGGTCGGGGTAGAATGGTATGCCGACCAGGTAGGGAACGCCGAACTCCTCGGCGAGCTTTTCAACGTCCTTCTCGTCGTCGAGCTGCTCCGAACGGAGTTTCATGTTCTCAACGACGCCGATGACCTTGTGTCCTTCCTCTTTGAGGAGCTCGATGAGCTTCCTCACGACGTTGAGGGAGAGCTTTGAAGGTGTAGCGACAACGAGAAATTCGCCTCTCTTGAGGAAGCGGAGGACATCCAAGAGCTGGTCGCCAAGACCTGGCGGCATGTCTATGACGAGGTAGTCCAGCTCGTCCCAGCGGGTTATCGTGAGCAGCTCTATTAGCGCGTCGCTTATCTCCTTACCGCGGAGCGGTGTAGGTCTGTCTTCCGTGTAATACGCGATAGTCATGAACTTTATCCCGTGAACAGTCGGCGGAACGACACCTCTGTCCTCCTCGGGGAACTCCTTGGGCTCAAAGCCGAGGATGACGTGGTCGCTGGCCCCGTGGAAGTCGAGGTCGAGGAGGCCGACCCTGTAGCCCTTCTCAGCCAGGACGAGCGCGAGAGTAGTTGAGACGAGGGACTTTCCAACACCGCCCTTTCCGCTGACGACCGGGATAATCCGCTTGACTCCCTCAAGCCTCGCGTTTATCGCTATCTCCCTCGGGTCTATCGCGTTCATGACCCTCCCTCCTTCTCGATCTTTATTCCAGCAACGTAAACTCCCCTTCCCTTGACGACCTCGAAATCATGACTGCCGCACTTCGGGCAGGCGAGGAAGGCGTGGACGACCTCCGGGATGAAGTGGATGTCCTCCTTAATCCTCTCGTCGAACTTATCCTTTACCTCCTTGAGCTTCCACTCATAGTTACAATTCCTGCACTTAAAGACGGCCTCTTCCTCGACGAACTCTATTTCAGCACCCTCAGCAATCGTCCCGGCGAAGAGCTGCTCCATCGCGAACTTCACGATGTCCTCCGCAACGTCCTGGAGTTCCCCAAGAACAACCCTAACCGCCTTCACCCTGCTTGCCCCTTCCCTTTGAGCATAATCTAAGACCGTCCTTACTATCGCATCGGCAAGCGCCCACTCGTGCATGGTATCACCGAGTTCCTATTGGAGTGCTACCTTAAAAAGGTCTGAGTTTTAAACCATCCGTTTACATAACAAAAATCTTTTGAACGAGTGAACGGAAATCGAAATGAGGGGATGAAAGTGGCCCACCATCACCACGGCGAGCTTAAGGGCAGGATGCTGTTTTCCTTTGCCCTGAACATCGTGATAACCCTAGCCGAGGTCATCGGTGGTATCCTCTCCGGAAGTTTGGCCCTTCTCAGCGACTCCCTTCACAACTTCAGCGATTCAATGAGTATCCTCGCGAGCTATCTCGCCATAAAGATAGGCGAGCGAGAGAAGAACGAGAAGTACACCTTCGGCTACAAGAGGGCTGAGATTTTGGTCGCGTTCGTTAATTCCGCTGTCCTGGTCGGTGTTGCGCTCTTCCTCCTCGTTGAGGCTTACAAGCGCTTTAAGAACCCAGAGCCAATAGACGGCCCTCTGATGCTCGGGGTTGCTCTAATCGGCCTCTTCGCCAACTTAATCTCGGTTCTCCTGCTCCATGAGCACGCCCACGAGAGCATGAACGTCCGCTCCGCCTACCTGCATCTCCTGAGCGACACGCTCTCTTCGGTTGCGGTCGTGATAGGTGGAATCGCGATAATACGATGGGATGTTCTCTGGATCGATCCCCTCGTCACGGTTCTAATCTCGGTTTACATCCTCCGCGAGGGCTATGAGATACTGAAGGAGAGCGTGGAGGTGCTCATGGAAGCGGCTCCTGATTTAGATCTTGATGAGATAAAACGCGAAATCGAGAGTATTCCGGGTATCAGGAACGCCCATCACTTCCACGTATGGCGGATAGGGGAGAAGGAGATCCACTTTGAGTGTCACGTCGAAGTTAACGACATGCCGATAAGCGAGGCGCAGAGGTTAATAGACGAGATTGAGGAGAGGCTTAAGCGCTTCGGGATAACCCACGTGACGGTTCAGCTCGAGGCTGGGCGGTGTGAGGATAAAAACACGATCTGCGGTGAGAAAGGTGATTAGGGTAGCAGTCCCAACATCCAGAGGTGGGCTTGAAGACAGAGTGCATGAGAGCCTCGTGAGGGCCGAGACCTTCACTCTGGTGGAGCTTAAGGATGGAGAAGTAAAAAGCGTGGAGATTGTCGAGAACCCCCTACCGAGAGGAGCCCTACGGAGCTGGTTCTAAGGTGGCCATGTTTCTGGTCAACCTGGGAGTGAACGTACTGCTGACCCCTATGGACTGCCCGAAGGGAAAGGCAATACTTGAGGCGGGGGGCGTTAAGATAATTAAAGTAAAATCCGGGGAAAATGTCAAAGACGTTCTAAACCTTCTCAAGGATTGAACACGCTCTCAGCTCCGTTCGTGCTTTCTTCCTTCTTTTTCGTCAGGGGCTTTGTTATCTCAAAGGCCTTTCTTATGATCCCGTGCTCTATGACGAGCTTCTTAACGTACTCCTTTGGTGGGAACTCTATGGCGTTACATGGGCAGAGGATTGCACAAGTGTTGCAACCAACCATGCAGTTGTAGGGCCTCGCAACAACGGGCTTTCCCTCTTCGGTGTCCCAGTCGAAGACCCTCCGTCCACAGGTTATAAAGCAAAGGCCACAGCGGGCGCAGACGCTGTAGTTTATCTTTGGATACCACTCTATCTCCTTTCTATCAACCCCCCACCACGGAATAACGCTTAGGTCCTTAACCTCTCTCCCGAGAGCGTCCCTCCCGATGACGGGAGCCTTAACATCGGCCATTTCACCCACCTCAATTTATGCTGAATCTTTTTCATTTAAAATATTTTTCATATATCTAGGTTATCAACCAAGAGTTTTGGGCAGAAGTGTCCAGAAGCTTTGGATGTAGGCAAATGGAAGCTAGAGAAAACTCTTAAATAAAATGACGACAAAATAAAAGCAATCCAAACCGCTATGGGCATCCAGTTTTTCTTTTCTGCTCCGGTTTGGAGCGGAGGTGTCGTGATGAAAAGAACCTACCGTGTTCTGGTTTTTATGTTGCTAGCCGGGTTAGTTCTCATAGGCGGATGCGTGGAGAACGGCCCCGTTTCCACTGGAGGGGGCCAGACGACCGAAACTGGAACGAGCGTAAGCACTTCCACTGATCATATAGGCGAGACAGACACTGGGACAGCAACCACAACCGAAACTGTTACTGAAACGGTCACTCAAACCAATACTGAGACGGGCACGGGGACAGTTACGGAAACGCCGACGCCTAATGGGAGTGTCCAGTTCGACGAGGATGGATTGCCGATATGTACCGGGGACATGGACGAGGACCTTGGATGCGAGGACAACAAGACCATCGATGGGAGCGGCCCCGGCTTCTCCCTGCCGGAGGATATTCTCCTCAACATAACACTCGAGCCCGTTCTCCAGCTGGTGCCCCTAAACCCGCCGAACCTCACTTACGTTGGCCCTCTGAGCTCTATGGCAAGCGTTCCGGGCGAGGAGGACGTTATCGAGTGGGTTGGTCTGGCCACGTCATCAACGGAACCCGGGAAAAGCGTGACTCTAACGCTCCACTTCAAGAACGAGAGCCTCCTTAGTCAGTACATACATGTACCCTTCATTATGGATCCCGTAACGGGGAAGAAGGTAACGTACCAGCCAACCGTGATGAAGCTGAGCGAGGGAGACGAGTTCGGGAAGCGCTGGGAGGTCCACCTATACGGCGGGATAAGCGGAGGGAGCTTCACGCTCTACGAGATTACCGGAAACGGCCCTCTAAAGCTCCAGGAGGGGACGGTTGAGCTTAAGGGCTCCTCTGCGAGCTTCATCCTCGAGAACTTCTCCTCAATCTTTCCGGAGAAGACCTACATGAGCATGGAGGCCGTTCCGATGAGCTCCAAGTTTTCTACCTTCACCTACCCATCGAAGGAGAGCTTCGTGATAAAGGCCAAAGAGGGCAGGATAGACTACTACACTAGCGCCTTCTTTGGTATAGAGGATGAGCCAGTGAGCATCAGGACCACGAGCAGCGAGTACGACCTGATTTTTGAGTTCTACGTAACGAAGGACACCTGGCTGTCATTCACAGGGTTTATTGATAGCAGTGACGACGGAATGGCCGACTGGATACTTGAAGTTAGAGATAGAAACTACGAGCTGAAAGATGAATCCGGGAGCCTTTTCAGAGATGGAAACGTGACCGTTGAGAACACCCAGCTGGGAAAGAAGGTCAGTCTCAGGATAGAGAACTTCTACAGCCTCGTCCCGTGGAGGAAGTTCCGCTTCTGGATGACGAACTGGATCGAGCGCTTTCCAGCAAAGAGCAACCTCTGGGTTGACGCAAGCGAGGGAATGAGCATCGAGAAGGACGTTGACCTCTACCTGGTGGCTGTTGTGGAGGACGTCTTTGTAAAGGAGAACGGGGACTATGCGGAGGGGGAAATACAGCTCTCCTCGTGGGCCTACGGAATGACCTGGCCCGATGGAAAGGCCTGGCCGATAAACCACAGCTCCATCTACACCTTCGGCTATCCAATCGGCCACTGGGTCGAGGCTGAGGACAACAGCAGACTTTTGTATCACGACGATAGGATGACGGGCTCTCTCAACATGCCCTTCGTGAACGGCTATCCGATCCTCGCGATGCCCATTGACGAGGCGAAGAAGTACAAGATCATAGTCCTCGAAACAGCGGGCTGGGATAGAGACGAGCCCGGGAAATACGTCACCAAAACGGTAGGCTACCTAACGGACTTCGCCGTGGGAATGGCCACCGGGGAGATTGGGACGGTGGCGGACTACGCCTACAAAGGAGCTACATGGATGAACTGGCTGGCGACGGGCCAGAGCGGGGACGAGCTCTGGGGGAGCGTCTTCAACTGGCTTGCTGGAGCGGAACCCGACAAGGTCGGAAACGCCGTCTACGTGCTCCACCCCAACGAGGCCGACTTCACCAGGGGCTACCGCGTGACCGCAGAATCGAGGGACGGCAACATGCGCGTAACCTACGTCATTTACGAGGTGGAGGTGCCGAGGCTTCTCAAGTACGACAACCTCAAGGCGGAGCTCCTAGAGGTGGACTTCACGAAGGACACCGAGATAGGGGACGACGAGTATTACTACTATGCGAGGGCCTGCGCTGGCTTTGAGAGCCTCGGTGAAACTGAGGGGCTCCACAACGTCGAGGTTAACGTTTTAGCTCCAGCCGGCTACGCCTACTCCTATCCGGTGAGCTCAAGCGAGGGAGCGACCTTCAACCGCCAGCCCTGCTCGGCATCAAAGCTCTTCCACAAGTACCTCAGCGGGAACGAGCTCTCCCTGAAGCCCGGCTTGGCCATGCTGGAGCGCGACGACGCTAGGGTTCCATTCCTCTACATGGAGTACTCAGGCTGGGAAGAAGATGCCGGAAAGTGGGGCAACGACGACGACCCGATGGGTAACGTTGGGATAACGATAGTCTTCGATGACGACTACTTCGACTGGGACGTTACATCAGGAATCCCGAGCAAGTACTGGTCGCTGGACTTTGACGTCTGCGGCGTCTCAGGTGGCTGCTCTAAGGTGTGGTTCGGGCTGGACGTGAGGCGCGAGTGAGCGTTTCTCTTTTTCTCAATTCTTCCACTTCAAGCGTGCTCCCTAAAATATGAGAGCATCTGTTTTAACATTTAAAAAACTTTTTAAATGAGCGTCATTTCATTTGGCATGACAACAAAAATGAGATGAGCCTAATGGACTACATAGCAGTCGGCATCATAGCTTTCATCCTGAGCGTCATCTTCTCCATCGGCGGAGTCGGAAGCGCGATAGCAATAGTCCCGACTATGATGTGGCTCGGAATACCCCTCATGGTTGCGAAGCCCACTGGCCTTTTCATAAACACCCTCTCGATGCTTTCGGCGACGATCAAGAACATCAAGCACGGCAAGCTCGACCACCGCTTCGGTCTCCCGATACTGGTTATGGCGACGATTTTTGCTCCCCTCGGGGCCTACTCGGGTAAGTTCATACCCAAAGAATACGTCCTCTGGATCTTCATAATATTTCTCCTGTACTCTGGCACTATGATGATCTTCTTCAAGCCGAGGCCGAGGGACGGAGATGGGAACCATATCGTAGAGGGCTCGCTCATCGGAGGCTTGGCAGGGTTCCTCGGCGGACTGCTCGGCGTCGGCGGAGGGGGTATAATAAGCCCGACGCTCATAATGCTCGGCTACGAGCCGAAAAAAGTGGCCGCGACAACGGCTCTGGTGGTCTTCTTCTCATCCCTGAGCGGTTTCCTTACTTACTGGGGTATGGGCGCTCTCGACTGGAAGCTCCTAGGGGTTGTTTCAATCTCCGCTATAACGGGCGGCTGGCTCGGAACACATCTCATGCACTTCAAGATGAGTTCCGAGCAGGTAAAGAAGGTAATCGGCGTTATTCTCTACCTGATAGCGCTGAAGATGGTTCTCAAGGTTCTCTGATTATTTTTGATTAGGGAGAAAAATGGAAAATCACGAGGAAAAGTCGTGGAGAAGCGTTTTAACCCCCGTGACCAGCCACAGGGCCAGAAGGAACCAGTAGAGTGCAAAACCGAAGTCCACCATTGCACCTATCCCGAGGCTCGTCCCAACGTTGTAGGTCGCGCTCACGTAGGCCCCAAGGGGGAAGATGAAGCCCCACCAGGCGAGGCTGTAGGGGAGATGCAGGTTTCTGAGGTAGTGGAGCGTCATCAGGATAGCCATGATGAGCCACCAGAGTCCGAAGCCCCAGAGGATAAAGGCAAAGCCCTTGAAAGCCTCTCCTGCAACGGGCAGTACCTTAACGAGGTTTAACAGCGCCACTGCACCCGCTCCAAGCGGTCCGAGGTTTATCCAGACTGCCGGCGCCATCATGGGCGGGAGGAGCTCGTGGGTTATGAAGCGCCTCATCACTATGGCGAAGAGGGCCAGATAGAGGAAGAAGCCCGCGCCGAAGCCGAAGTAGTTGAACGCAATAAAAACCTCTCTCCACGTTTGGGACTGCGGGAGGAACGGCAGGGCCGTGAGAGGTATCACGATAAGCCCAACCGGCGGTATAAACCACGCTGGCGTTATCGTCTTTACATCTACCCCCTCACCCACGAAAAACAGGTAGGGTATCAGGAGGGCGAAGACCACGACGAGAATGCTCCCAAGAATCCAGAGCGGGAGGGCTATTTCCCTGTGGCCGACCATTGCGAGGTTTATCGCCACTATCGTCATCGCTATCGGCATCGTTCCGTAGAAGTGGCTCGTTACGGGGTGGTAGAGGTCTCTCTTCGCCTCAGAGGGATACTTGATCCACCTCAGCAGCCAGGGTATTAGGAGAATGAAGAAGACCGCGGCGTTCAAATACACCAGTGCCTTCGAAAACGTGCCAAGCGCTGGAAGCTTCGAGGAGTATGCCTTACTGACCAGCGCCAGGGCTCCCGTTCCCATAACGCTCGCAAACCAGCTCGGTGCAAAATCTCTCACGTTTATTCTCATTTTTCTTCACCTGAAGAAATCGCCATATTTTTGTTTTTAAGCGTTTTTTGAACGTTCAGTTGAGAACCCCTAAATGGCAAAAAGAGCATAGAAAGAATGGAGAGAACGGGAATGAAAATGGAAACAATCAGTGCTCGCAGTGCCCTCCCTTTTCCTTCTCCCGCTCTATCTTCTCCTTCCAGTGGGGGTCAACCTCAAGAACCTGCTCGATGAAGGCCTTAACTACATCGCCGACCTTTCCGTAGGCGCCGGTTACGACCGTTATTCCAAACTGGTTGAAGTATTCCATCGCCCGTCTTCCCATCCCGTAGACGATGACGACCTCGGCCCCGTGTTCCTTTATGAAGTTGGGCAAATCACCTGGGCCGTGCTCCTCAAAGGGGACAGGAACCACCTCAACGCCCCTTATCTCGCCGTCCTCCACGTCCACGAAGGCGAAGTACCTGGCCCTTCCAAAGTGTCCGCTCATCGGACTTTCCAGTCCAAGGTCTTCATCTACAGGAAGCGCGATTCTCATGCTATCACCACCACAACCATGAATCATTTTTCAAATATAAGCTTTGTGCATATGCACGCCTTTACTCCTTGGACACATCGGTTATAAGAAGATGCCATAGGATCATCTTAAGCTCACGGATCTGCCGGCTTTATTATCTCAACTTCTCCCTTTATCTTCTCC
This sequence is a window from Thermococcus kodakarensis KOD1. Protein-coding genes within it:
- a CDS encoding HypC/HybG/HupF family hydrogenase formation chaperone translates to MCLAVPGKVIEVNGPVAVVDFGGVKREVRLDLMPDTKPGDWVIVHTGFAIEKLDEKKAMEILEAWAEVEKAMEGF
- a CDS encoding sulfite exporter TauE/SafE family protein, producing the protein MDYIAVGIIAFILSVIFSIGGVGSAIAIVPTMMWLGIPLMVAKPTGLFINTLSMLSATIKNIKHGKLDHRFGLPILVMATIFAPLGAYSGKFIPKEYVLWIFIIFLLYSGTMMIFFKPRPRDGDGNHIVEGSLIGGLAGFLGGLLGVGGGGIISPTLIMLGYEPKKVAATTALVVFFSSLSGFLTYWGMGALDWKLLGVVSISAITGGWLGTHLMHFKMSSEQVKKVIGVILYLIALKMVLKVL
- a CDS encoding NifB/NifX family molybdenum-iron cluster-binding protein — translated: MIRVAVPTSRGGLEDRVHESLVRAETFTLVELKDGEVKSVEIVENPLPRGALRSWF
- a CDS encoding hydrogenase 3 maturation endopeptidase HyCI, yielding MSVLEDVFSGKTRIVICGIGNDVRGDDAFGVLVAERLKELVKTPDVLILNCGEMPESYVGKIAAFKPDLVVFVDAIHFGGEIGEFIIADPLKTLGEAVSTHGLPLRIVASYIKEQTGSDIVLIGCQPGSTGLFEEPSELIKERAERLAELIAEILKNK
- a CDS encoding Mrp/NBP35 family ATP-binding protein, with translation MNAIDPREIAINARLEGVKRIIPVVSGKGGVGKSLVSTTLALVLAEKGYRVGLLDLDFHGASDHVILGFEPKEFPEEDRGVVPPTVHGIKFMTIAYYTEDRPTPLRGKEISDALIELLTITRWDELDYLVIDMPPGLGDQLLDVLRFLKRGEFLVVATPSKLSLNVVRKLIELLKEEGHKVIGVVENMKLRSEQLDDEKDVEKLAEEFGVPYLVGIPFYPDLDAKVGNVEELMKTEFAGKVRELAGRL
- a CDS encoding putative toxin-antitoxin system toxin component, PIN family is translated as MAENREAAEGDGVRVVIETSAWISFLLSKNPEKNAVAFILNLMLNRAVVNYISKEALEEVEQKFAHPKIMGLRSGFAPRNPLQDPAILLKLIKEISVFVEPKTRLSLCQDESDNKWLELALESGADAIITYDRDLLDMRNDEKILQIGDFQVYILRGLEFIELYRKGIFRGY
- a CDS encoding 4Fe-4S dicluster domain-containing protein; amino-acid sequence: MADVKAPVIGRDALGREVKDLSVIPWWGVDRKEIEWYPKINYSVCARCGLCFITCGRRVFDWDTEEGKPVVARPYNCMVGCNTCAILCPCNAIEFPPKEYVKKLVIEHGIIRKAFEITKPLTKKKEESTNGAESVFNP
- the hypA gene encoding hydrogenase nickel incorporation protein HypA, with the protein product MHEWALADAIVRTVLDYAQREGASRVKAVRVVLGELQDVAEDIVKFAMEQLFAGTIAEGAEIEFVEEEAVFKCRNCNYEWKLKEVKDKFDERIKEDIHFIPEVVHAFLACPKCGSHDFEVVKGRGVYVAGIKIEKEGGS
- a CDS encoding NifB/NifX family molybdenum-iron cluster-binding protein, which encodes MRIALPVDEDLGLESPMSGHFGRARYFAFVDVEDGEIRGVEVVPVPFEEHGPGDLPNFIKEHGAEVVIVYGMGRRAMEYFNQFGITVVTGAYGKVGDVVKAFIEQVLEVDPHWKEKIEREKEKGGHCEH
- the tdt gene encoding tellurite-resistance/dicarboxylate transporter, whose product is MRINVRDFAPSWFASVMGTGALALVSKAYSSKLPALGTFSKALVYLNAAVFFILLIPWLLRWIKYPSEAKRDLYHPVTSHFYGTMPIAMTIVAINLAMVGHREIALPLWILGSILVVVFALLIPYLFFVGEGVDVKTITPAWFIPPVGLIVIPLTALPFLPQSQTWREVFIAFNYFGFGAGFFLYLALFAIVMRRFITHELLPPMMAPAVWINLGPLGAGAVALLNLVKVLPVAGEAFKGFAFILWGFGLWWLIMAILMTLHYLRNLHLPYSLAWWGFIFPLGAYVSATYNVGTSLGIGAMVDFGFALYWFLLALWLVTGVKTLLHDFSS
- a CDS encoding NifB/NifX family molybdenum-iron cluster-binding protein, whose amino-acid sequence is MFLVNLGVNVLLTPMDCPKGKAILEAGGVKIIKVKSGENVKDVLNLLKD
- a CDS encoding cation diffusion facilitator family transporter, which encodes MKVAHHHHGELKGRMLFSFALNIVITLAEVIGGILSGSLALLSDSLHNFSDSMSILASYLAIKIGEREKNEKYTFGYKRAEILVAFVNSAVLVGVALFLLVEAYKRFKNPEPIDGPLMLGVALIGLFANLISVLLLHEHAHESMNVRSAYLHLLSDTLSSVAVVIGGIAIIRWDVLWIDPLVTVLISVYILREGYEILKESVEVLMEAAPDLDLDEIKREIESIPGIRNAHHFHVWRIGEKEIHFECHVEVNDMPISEAQRLIDEIEERLKRFGITHVTVQLEAGRCEDKNTICGEKGD
- the mobA gene encoding molybdenum cofactor guanylyltransferase MobA; amino-acid sequence: MIGAVLAGGRGRRFGGDKLLFRISGKPLLLYTIERLEQAEKIDEIVLVASKENAEKLRDFGHDVVVDELMIGPMGGIFTALSLGDAFVVAGDMPLLVPEFIDFIVERFEEAKKPACVPRWSNGYLEPLHAAYSSSFRDFLEERIKSRNYAINQAIRESDACYIEIEKLPEGWRESFFNVNTREDLRRLTPLRTRDNPDTLR